The DNA window CTCGCCGAGGGCGCGCCCACCCTTGCCGTGTTCCAGGGTCCGCACGCCTATGTCTCGCCGGGCTGGTACCGCGTTCACCCGAGCGTGCCCACCTGGAACTACGTGGCCGTGCACGTCTACGGCCGTCCGGTAGTCGTCGAGGAGCCCGCGAGGGTGAAGGCACTGCTCGACCGGCTGGTGAAGACGTACGAGGGCGGGCGAGCCGAGCCCTGGCGCTTCGACGCGCTGCCGACGGACTACGTCGACGGGATGATCCGCGGCATCGTGGCGTTCGAGCTGCCCATCGATCGGCTCGAGGGGAAGGCCAAGCTCAGTCAGAACCGCGGCGCCGAGGACCGCGCGAGCGCCATCCGGGGGCTCGAGGCGACGGCCGATCCGCTCGCCGCCGCCACCGCCGCGCTCATGCGGCAGGCGATGAAGGGCTGAGGCCGGCGCCTCCCCGCTAGCCCGCGGCGAGTCGGCGCCGCACGTCGGGCAGCACCGTGGTGCCGAGGAGCTCGATGCCGGCGAGCACGTCCTTCTGCGGCATGCCGGGCCAGCTCACGCGCATGGTGGCGTGCGTGGCGCCGGCCTTCGCCTGCGCGAGCAGCGCCTCCGTGACCTCGGCGGGCGAGCCCACCGCGAACCGGTTGCGTGCGAGCCGCCGAAGCTGCTCCTCGGGCGACGCCGTGGGGTCGAGCGTGATGCCGGGAATGCCCCACGAGAGATACGCCGCATACTTCTCCAGCAGGTAGGGCGCCGCCCGCCGGATCGCCGCGTCCTCGTCGGCCGCGCAGGAGACTTCGAGGAGCCGGCCGATCTCGGCCGCGGCGGGCCGGCCCGCTGCCGCCCGCGCCGCCGCGAAGGTGCGGACCTGGCTCGCGAACTCGTCGACGGTGGGCACGGGCACCACGAGCCACCCGTCGGCGATGCGCGCGGCGCGCTCGATGCCCGCGTGCACTTGTGAGCCGACCAGGATGAGCGGGCGCGGCGTCTGGAGCGGGCGCGGGCGGATCGTGACATTGTCGAGGGTCCAGTGGGGGCCGTGATGGGTGACCTCGTCCTCGGTCCACAGCCGGCGGATCAGCTCCACGCCCTCGGTGAGCCGGCCCACCCGCTCGGCCATCCGCACGCCGAAGATCGCGAACTCCTCGCTGCGATAGCCGAGCCCGACGCCAAGCGTGAATCGGCCGCCAGTGGTGACGTCCAGGAAGGCGGCGAACTCGGCGATCTCGACCGGGTTGTGGAGGGGCAGCAGGACCAGGTTGGTGCCGAAGGCGAGCCCCTCCGCTTCCGCGGCCAGGCGCTGCAGCATGGGCAGCAGCGGAAAATAGTGGAAGCCCGGCGTGGCATGATGCTCGCCGCCCCAGATGGAGTCGAAGCCGAGGGCGCGGATCATGCGCGCCTGCTCGAGCGTCTCCGCGAAGCGGCGCGCGGGATCGTCGCCGCGGGGATGCTGCGCGTTCAGGTAGACGCCGAGCTTCATGGCTCCTGGGATGGTATGCGATCATACGAGTGGGAGACAATCCCCGAGGACAGCGATGCCCACGCAGGCGCAGAAGGCGGCGACGTTCCGGGCCCTCCACGAGCGGGCGGGGGCCTTCATCATTCCCAACCCCTGGGACGCGGGCACCGCGCGTCTCCTCGCGAGCCTCGGCTTCGAGGCGCTGGCCACCACCAGCCTGGGTCTCTCGAACATGCTGGGCAAGGTCGACGGCACCAATGCGGTCAGTCGCGCCGAGGTGCTCGCCAACTGCCGCGTGATTGCGGAGGCGACCGACCTGCCCGTGAACGCCGACCTGGAGAACGGCTACGCGCACGAGCCGCGCGCCGCCGCCGAGATGCTCCGGCTCGCCGCGGAGGCCGGCGTGGTCGGCGGCTCCATCGAGGACGCCACCGGCGAGGCCGATCGGCCCATCTACGACTTCGCCCATGCGGTGGAGCGCGTGCACGCGGCAGTGGAGGTGGTGCGCAAGCTGCCCGTGCCGTTCGTCTTCACCGCGCGGGCCGAGAACCTGATTCACGGCCGCCTCGACCTCGACGACACCATCCGGCGGCTCCAGGCCTTCGAGAAGGCGGGGGCCGACGTGCTCTACGCGCCGGGGCTCCGCGACCTCGCCACCATCCGCACCGTGGTGTCATCCGTCGGCAAGCCGGTCAACGTGGTGATGAGCCACGGCGATCCCGCGCTGACGCTGGCCGAGCTGTCCGCGGCGGGCGTGAAGCGCATCAGCGTGGGCGGCTCGCTCTCGCGGCTCGCCCTCGCCGCCTTCCTCCGCGGCGCCCGCGAGATGAAGGACCGCGGCGGGTTCACCTGGATGCGGGAAACGATTCCGGGCAAGGACCTGAAGGAGGTCTTCGGCAAGTGGTCGTGACGGGTCGCCCCCGGTCGTGAGCGATTTCGGCGCCAGCGAGCGGCTGCGGGCGGCGTTCGAGATCTCGCCCACCATTCTCACCGTCACCGACGTCGAGACCGGCCGCATCCTCGAGGTCAACGAGGCGTTCCTCCACGTCACCGGCTATCACCGCGACGAGGTGATCGGCCGCACCGTCCCCGAGATCGGGCTCTGGACGGACCCGGCGCAGCGCGAAGCGGGGCTGGCCGCCCTCCGCGCGGGTCGGCCCGTGCGGGGCGTGGAGGCGCGCTTCCGCACGAAGCGGGGGGACGAGGTGTGGGCAGTCGCCTCCGCGGAGATGGTGCAGATCGAGGGCCGGCGTTGCGTGGTCACCGCGCTCATGGACATTACCGACCGCGTGCGGGCGGAGACCGCCCTCCGCGAGAGCGAGCGGCGCTTCGCCCAGGCCTTCAACGCGAATCCCCTGCCGATGTCCATCGTGAGCCTGCGCGACGGCCGGCACCTCGCCGTCAACGAGGCGGCGCTGCGGCACAGCGGCTACACGCGCGAGGAGATGCTGGGACGCACCAAGCCGGAGCTGGGATTCTGGGTCGCCGAGGGCGAGCGCGACCGCCTGCTCGACAAGCTGCGCGGGGGCGGGCAGGCGCGCGACTTCGAGGCGACGTTCCGCACCAAGACGGGCGAGCACCGGTTTCTGCTCGTGAACTCCGAGGTCGTGACCTACGCCGGAGAGCCCGCCGTGCTGAGCGTGTCCCTCGACATCACCGAGCGGAAGCAGTACGACGCCGAGCGCGAGAGCCGGCGGCGCGAAGCCGAGGCGCTCACCCGGGCCAAGGACGAGTTCCTCGCCATGCTCGGCCACGAGCTCCGGAATCCCCTGGGTACCATCACCAACACGCTGGGCATCCTGGATCGTGAGGTCGCCGACGGGGACACGCGGCGCCTCCTCGGCGTCATCGGCCGCCAGACCGCGCACCTGAGCCGACTGGTCGACGATCTTCTCGACGTGGCGCGCGTCACGTCGGGGAAGATCGCGCTGCAGCGGCAGCCCCTCGATCTGCGCGCGCTCGCCCAGGGCTGCCTCGACGCGCTCGTCCAGGCCGGGCGCACCCGCCACCACACCGTCACCGTGGAGGGACCGCCCCTGCGCGTGAGCGGCGATCCCGCGCGCCTGGAGCAGGTGGTCAGCAACCTCCTCGACAATGCTCTCAAGTACACGCCGCCCGGTGGGCAGGTGACGGTCCGGATCGAGCGGGTCGAGGGAGATGCCGTGCTGTACGTGCGCGACAGCGGCGAGGGGATTCGCGCGGACCTCCTCGAGCGCATCTTCGATCTCTTCGTGCAGGAGCCGCAGGCGCTCGACCGCACGCGGGGCGGCCTCGGCCTCGGGCTCACGCTCGTGCGCCGGCTCGTGGAGCTGCATGGCGGCTCGGTGGCGGCGGCCAGCGCGGGACCGGGGCGCGGCAGCGAGTTCAGCATCCGCCTGCCCCTCCTCGCGGAGGAGGACGTGCCCCCGCCGGCCCCCGAGGGCGGGCTCGGTCCGGCGGCGCCGCGCCCCCACCGGATCCTCGTCGTGGAGGACAGCGCCGACGCGCGCGAGACCTTGAGCATGCTGCTCCGCCTCTCCGGTCACGAGGTCGAGACATCCGAGGATGCGGCCGAGGGCCTCGAGAAGCTCGGCGCCTTCGCGCCGGACGTCATGCTCGTGGACATCGGGCTGCCCGGCATGGACGGCTACGACCTCGCGCGGCGCGTGCGGGCACGGCCGGAGGCGCGCGGTGTCGTGCTCATCGCATTGACCGGCTATGGGCAGGTCGAGGATCGACGCCGAGCGCAGGCCGCCGGCTTCGATCTCCACCTCACCAAGCCGATCGATCCCGACCGGCTGGAGAAGGTCCTCGGCGAGATCGCGCGCGGCTAGCGCGCGCGGGGTTTCAGGAGCGCGTTCCGGAGGTTCTCCACCTGCTGGGAGAAGGCCATGCCCCCGCGCGCCGTCATCGGCGTCTGCTCGGCCAGCCCGGTGTGCAGCTCCACGAACACCGGCCCGTCCGCGGTCAGCAGCTCGGGGAGGCGGCGCTTGAAGTCCTCGAGATCGTCGATCATCGCGACGA is part of the Candidatus Methylomirabilota bacterium genome and encodes:
- a CDS encoding FMN-binding negative transcriptional regulator encodes the protein MYVPKHFDAPDQAWCHALIEREAFALLASTGGDGAPFATHLPLLLDGHRGPRGTLVGHLARANPHARLLAEGAPTLAVFQGPHAYVSPGWYRVHPSVPTWNYVAVHVYGRPVVVEEPARVKALLDRLVKTYEGGRAEPWRFDALPTDYVDGMIRGIVAFELPIDRLEGKAKLSQNRGAEDRASAIRGLEATADPLAAATAALMRQAMKG
- a CDS encoding LLM class flavin-dependent oxidoreductase, whose product is MKLGVYLNAQHPRGDDPARRFAETLEQARMIRALGFDSIWGGEHHATPGFHYFPLLPMLQRLAAEAEGLAFGTNLVLLPLHNPVEIAEFAAFLDVTTGGRFTLGVGLGYRSEEFAIFGVRMAERVGRLTEGVELIRRLWTEDEVTHHGPHWTLDNVTIRPRPLQTPRPLILVGSQVHAGIERAARIADGWLVVPVPTVDEFASQVRTFAAARAAAGRPAAAEIGRLLEVSCAADEDAAIRRAAPYLLEKYAAYLSWGIPGITLDPTASPEEQLRRLARNRFAVGSPAEVTEALLAQAKAGATHATMRVSWPGMPQKDVLAGIELLGTTVLPDVRRRLAAG
- a CDS encoding isocitrate lyase/phosphoenolpyruvate mutase family protein, yielding MPTQAQKAATFRALHERAGAFIIPNPWDAGTARLLASLGFEALATTSLGLSNMLGKVDGTNAVSRAEVLANCRVIAEATDLPVNADLENGYAHEPRAAAEMLRLAAEAGVVGGSIEDATGEADRPIYDFAHAVERVHAAVEVVRKLPVPFVFTARAENLIHGRLDLDDTIRRLQAFEKAGADVLYAPGLRDLATIRTVVSSVGKPVNVVMSHGDPALTLAELSAAGVKRISVGGSLSRLALAAFLRGAREMKDRGGFTWMRETIPGKDLKEVFGKWS
- a CDS encoding PAS domain S-box protein yields the protein MSDFGASERLRAAFEISPTILTVTDVETGRILEVNEAFLHVTGYHRDEVIGRTVPEIGLWTDPAQREAGLAALRAGRPVRGVEARFRTKRGDEVWAVASAEMVQIEGRRCVVTALMDITDRVRAETALRESERRFAQAFNANPLPMSIVSLRDGRHLAVNEAALRHSGYTREEMLGRTKPELGFWVAEGERDRLLDKLRGGGQARDFEATFRTKTGEHRFLLVNSEVVTYAGEPAVLSVSLDITERKQYDAERESRRREAEALTRAKDEFLAMLGHELRNPLGTITNTLGILDREVADGDTRRLLGVIGRQTAHLSRLVDDLLDVARVTSGKIALQRQPLDLRALAQGCLDALVQAGRTRHHTVTVEGPPLRVSGDPARLEQVVSNLLDNALKYTPPGGQVTVRIERVEGDAVLYVRDSGEGIRADLLERIFDLFVQEPQALDRTRGGLGLGLTLVRRLVELHGGSVAAASAGPGRGSEFSIRLPLLAEEDVPPPAPEGGLGPAAPRPHRILVVEDSADARETLSMLLRLSGHEVETSEDAAEGLEKLGAFAPDVMLVDIGLPGMDGYDLARRVRARPEARGVVLIALTGYGQVEDRRRAQAAGFDLHLTKPIDPDRLEKVLGEIARG